From a single Raphanus sativus cultivar WK10039 chromosome 3, ASM80110v3, whole genome shotgun sequence genomic region:
- the LOC108847733 gene encoding inactive protein RESTRICTED TEV MOVEMENT 2, protein MANFGTERVYQEFEPATRWTSEPDAEVLVADLPGFKKEQVKVAVTSTRKLRLTGERPTGGNKWIRFHREIPVPLTVDIDSVSAMFKDYKLYIRHPKVKTETPQTKPPPSPVKPPVVTKPHDQHEAKQSQGSKPNDQLKHNDAEQKAGEVKSDKEGLVGEPKGTLSSKDEEKDRVGAKWFEKYKEATGNVVKEAKSKRQLLCNLTASIVLVLLILLYARNAVRSSLVWNSEE, encoded by the exons ATGGCTAACTTTGGAACAGAACGAGTTTACCAAGAATTCGAGCCTGCAACTAGATGGACCTCTGAACCAGACGCCGAGGTCCTTGTCGCTGATCTCCCag GATTCAAGAAAGAACAGGTTAAGGTGGCTGTAACCTCCACAAGGAAGCTAAGACTAACGGGAGAACGTCCAACTGGCGGAAACAAATGGATTCGTTTCCACCGGGAGATACCCGTTCCTCTCACCGTTGATATCGACTCTGTTTCAGCTATGTTCAAAGATTACAAACTCTACATCAGACATCCCAAAGTCAAGACAGAAACCCCTCAAACTAAGCCACCACCATCACCGGTCAAACCACCGGTGGTCACAAAACCCCATGATCAACATGAGGCAAAACAAAGCCAAGGTTCTAAGCCAAACGATCAGCTGAAACATAATGATGCAGAGCAAAAAGCAGGGGAAGTAAAGAGTGACAAAGAGGGATTAGTTGGTGAGCCTAAAGGAACTTTGAGCTCCAAGGACGAGGAGAAGGACAGAGTTGGAGCCAAATGGTTTGAGAAGTACAAAGAAGCAACTGGAAACGTGGTAAAGGAAGCTAAAAGCAAAAGGCAGTTACTCTGCAATTTGACTGCTTCGATTGTATTGGTTCTGCTAATCCTACTGTATGCTAGAAATGCAGTACGCTCATCCCTGGTCTGGAACTCCGAGGAATGA
- the LOC108847732 gene encoding 5-methyltetrahydropteroyltriglutamate--homocysteine methyltransferase 3, chloroplastic, producing MGQLALQRVSPLASLPRRLPSLLPPSSAHQFLPFATASRRPRRHGFYLVRAMSSHIVGYPRIGPKRELKFALESFWDGKTGVDDLQTVAANLRNSIWKHMADAGIKYIPSNTFSYYDQMLDTTTMLGAVPSRYGWESGEIGFDVYFSMARGNDSVPAMEMTKWFDTNYHYIVPELGPDVEFSYASHKAVDEFKEAKALGIDTVPVLIGPITYLLLSKPAKGVDKSFCMLSLIDKILPIYKEVFDDLKSAGARWIQFDEPILVMDLDTNQLQAFSDAYSRMESSLAGLNVLIATYFADVPAEAYKALTSLKCVTGFGFDLVRGLETVDLIKAGFPRGKLLFAGVVDGRNIWANDLSASLKTLQSLEDIVGKDKVVVSTSCSLLHTAVDLVNETRLDKELKSWLAFAAQKVVEVNALAKSLSGVKDEALFCANSMGQASRRSSPRVTNAAVQQDVAAVKKSDHRRSTEVSARLQAQQKKLNLPALPTTTIGSFPQTADLRRIRREFKAKKISDIDYVQAIKVEFEKVVKLQEELGIDVLVHGEAERNDMVEFFGEQLSGFAFTSNGWVQSYGSRCVKPPIIYGDVTRPKAMTVFWSSMAQKMTRHPMKGMLTGPVTILNWSFARNDQPRHETCFQIALAIKDEVEDLEKAGITVIQIDEAALREGLPLRRSEQEFYLDWAVHAFRITNCDVHDTTQIHTHMCYSNFNDIIHSIINMDADVITIENSRSDEKLLSVFHEGVKYGAGIGPGVYDIHSPRIPSAEEIAERINKMLAVLDSKVLWVNPDCGLKTRKYDEVKSALSNMVAAAKLIRSELVKS from the exons ATGGGTCAGCTCGCTCTTCAGAGAGTCTCGCCGTTAGCTTCGCTTCCAAGACGTCTTCCTTCTCTTTTGCCACCCTCTTCAGCTCATCAGTTCCTCCCTTTCGCAACCGCCTCTCGCCGCCCTCGCCGTCACGGATTCTACCTTGTCAG AGCAATGTCATCCCATATTGTCGGTTATCCCCGTATCGGACCCAAAAGAGAGCTCAAGTTTGCATTGGAGTCCTTCTGGGATGGGAAAACCGGTGTTGACGATTTGCAAACCGTTGCCGCGAACCTGAGAAACTCCATATGGAAACACATGGCTGATGCAGGGATCAAATATATCCCCAGCAACACTTTTTCATACTATGATCAGATGTTGGATACAACAACTATGCTTGGCGCTGTTCCGTCTAGATACGGTTGGGAAAGTGGTGAGATCGGGTTTGATGTTTACTTCTCCATGGCTAGGGGAAACGATTCTGTTCCTGCTATGGAAATGACCAAGTGGTTTGATACAAACTA CCATTACATTGTTCCTGAGTTGGGTCCTGATGTTGAATTCTCATATGCATCTCACAAGGCTGTGGATGAATTTAAGGAGGCTAAAGCA CTTGGCATAGACACAGTTCCGGTGCTCATTGGTCCCATCACCTACTTGCTCTTGTCGAAACCAGCAAAGGGTGTTGATAAATCTTTCTGCATGCTCTCTCTGATTGATAAGATTCTTCCCATCTACAA AGAGGTTTTTGATGATCTAAAATCTGCTGGCGCTCGGTGGATTCAGTTCGACGAGCCTATACTTGTGATGGATCTCGACACCAACCAGCTGCAGGCGTTTTCGGATGCTTACTCCCGCATGGAGTCATCTTTGGCGGGGTTGAATGTTCTTATCGCCACATACTTCGCAGACGTTCCTGCTGAAGCCTACAAGGCGTTAACGTCGTTGAAGTGTGTAACTGGGTTTGGATTTGACCTCGTTCGTGGACTGGAGACTGTTGATCTTATCAAAGCGGGTTTTCCTCGTGGAAAGCTACTGTTCGCTGGTGTTGTTGATGGAAGGAACATTTGGGCGAATGATCTTTCTGCTTCACTCAAGACGCTACAGTCTCTTGAAGACATTGTTGGCAAAG ACAAAGTTGTGGTCTCTACTTCGTGCTCTCTACTCCATACAGCTGTGGACTTGGTGAACGAAACTAGACTTGATAAAGAACTCAAATCATGGCTTGCGTTTGCTGCACAGAAGGTCGTTGAAGTGAATGCACTTGCTAAATCATTATCTGGAGTTAAGGATGAG GCATTGTTTTGTGCTAATTCCATGGGACAAGCTTCTAGAAGATCATCTCCAAGGGTGACAAATGCCGCTGTACAACAGGAT GTTGCTGCAGTAAAGAAATCTGATCACCGTCGTTCTACAGAAGTAAGTGCTAGGCTACAAGCTCAGCAGAAGAAGCTGAACCTTCCTGCTCTTCCAACAACTACAATTGGATCTTTTCCTCAGACCGCAGATCTCAGACGAATACGCAGAGAGTTCAAGGCCAAAAA GATATCAGATATTGACTATGTTCAGGCAATCAAAGTGGAATTTGAAAAGGTTGTCAAGCTTCAGGAAGAGCTTGGGATTGATGTCTTGGTGCATGGGGAGGCAGAG AGAAACGATATGGTGGAGTTTTTTGGTGAGCAGCTCTCTGGCTTTGCGTTCACATCAAACGGGTGGGTCCAATCATACGGTTCCCGCTGTGTCAAGCCACCTATCATCTACGGTGATGTCACACGACCGAAGGCAATGACTGTCTTCTGGTCGTCAATGGCACAGAAGATGACCCGACATCCTATGAAGGGAATGCTCACCGGCCCTGTTACAATTCTCAATTGGTCCTTTGCTAGAAATGACCAGCCCAG GCATGAGACGTGTTTCCAAATTGCACTTGCTATCAAAGATGAGGTGGAAGATCTTGAGAAGGCTGGTATCACTGTGATTCAGATTGATGAAGCTGCATTAAGAGAAGGATTGCCTCTGAGGAGGTCCGAGCAAGAATTTTACCTTGACTGGGCCGTCCACGCGTTCAGAATCACAAACTGCGATGTGCATGACACTACTCAG ATACACACTCACATGTGCTACTCAAATTTCAACGACATCATCCACTCAATCATAAACATGGATGCCGATGTGATCACCATCGAGAACTCACGCTCAGACGAGAAGCTCTTATCAGTCTTCCACGAAGGAGTGAAATACGGTGCCGGAATCGGTCCAGGGGTCTATGACATCCACTCCCCTCGTATCCCGTCCGCTGAAGAAATAGCTGAGCGTATCAACAAGATGCTTGCGGTTCTTGACAGCAAAGTCCTTTGGGTGAACCCTGACTGTGGCTTAAAGACGCGCAAGTACGATGAAGTTAAATCCGCACTTAGCAACATGGTTGCTGCTGCCAAGCTTATCCGCTCTGAGCTAGTTAAGTCATAA